Proteins encoded in a region of the Pseudomonadota bacterium genome:
- a CDS encoding SIS domain-containing protein, with the protein MLSKPGTSTFNDIMEQAQAWRHVFEVLNGRRAELEPWLRGEKFGQIVLVGCGSSWHAALSAARVFHASGLNAVALPASEVLYAARPPYDVRIKTLLVGLSRSGATSETLWAVEKLKAIDPRLKALTIACRDESELAPLGDVSIALPGAHEEGVIATRSHTAMLLTLQVLASWLTANEAMLAELAALPDTFDLKKHQAEIQKAVALKPQHITFLGSGPFYGLAAASALLVREMANQSSDYMPLLEFRHGAQSSVMPHTLIVAYTSDALRKAEEEMIREIAVMRGPRMIICGEAENKTKMGTEFVFELGTERSELARLCLSAPIGQLFGFYLGIKNGVNPDRPKHVQPVVKLKERPGA; encoded by the coding sequence AGGCCTGGAGACACGTGTTCGAGGTGCTCAACGGCCGACGGGCCGAGCTCGAACCATGGCTGCGCGGTGAGAAGTTCGGGCAGATCGTGCTCGTCGGCTGCGGCTCGTCGTGGCACGCGGCGCTCTCCGCCGCGCGCGTGTTCCACGCCAGCGGCCTGAACGCGGTGGCGCTCCCCGCGTCTGAGGTGCTGTACGCCGCCCGCCCCCCGTATGACGTGCGCATCAAGACCCTCCTGGTGGGCCTGTCCCGGTCAGGGGCGACCTCAGAGACCCTGTGGGCCGTCGAGAAGCTGAAGGCCATCGATCCACGACTGAAGGCCCTTACCATCGCCTGCCGCGACGAGAGCGAGCTCGCCCCCCTGGGCGACGTGTCCATCGCCCTCCCCGGGGCACACGAAGAGGGCGTCATCGCCACCCGATCGCACACCGCGATGCTGCTCACGCTGCAGGTGCTGGCCTCGTGGCTCACGGCAAACGAGGCGATGCTGGCCGAGCTCGCAGCCCTGCCCGACACGTTCGACCTGAAGAAGCATCAGGCCGAGATCCAGAAGGCGGTGGCGCTCAAGCCCCAGCACATCACGTTCCTGGGAAGCGGCCCGTTCTATGGGCTTGCCGCCGCGAGCGCCCTGCTCGTGCGCGAGATGGCGAACCAGTCTTCTGACTACATGCCGCTCCTCGAGTTCCGACACGGCGCTCAGTCATCGGTGATGCCGCACACGCTCATCGTGGCCTACACCTCAGACGCCCTGCGCAAGGCGGAAGAAGAGATGATCCGCGAGATTGCGGTGATGCGCGGCCCTCGCATGATCATCTGCGGCGAGGCCGAGAACAAAACCAAGATGGGCACCGAGTTCGTCTTCGAGCTGGGCACCGAGCGATCAGAGCTGGCGCGCCTCTGCCTGTCTGCCCCCATCGGGCAGCTGTTCGGGTTCTACCTGGGCATCAAGAACGGCGTGAACCCGGATCGCCCGAAGCACGTGCAGCCGGTGGTGAAGCTGAAGGAGCGCCCGGGCGCCTGA
- a CDS encoding HD domain-containing protein: METFTRDGAPAFRAVHNSAGYAGLERVFRDPVYGNISVASPAVLDVIDSPYFQRLRRIHQLGMCHLVYYGAEHSRFQHSIGAMWLMHRILTHWRVTGAAAISDDLALVGTLAALLHDVGHGPFSHALENVFSNVHHEAIGMRIVGERLRPMLEGRGVDVDLLLNVMRGTAGLPFLSELISSQMDVDRMDYLLRDSHYTGVRYGLFDVDRIIFTLTPIPDRAAPERHILAITAKGMHAAEEYLFSRHSMYWQVYFHKTTRACEVLLKSVLQRAREVFGEKQAIELPRNLRFMFEMAASNTEAWLDAYLGLDDTDLFHAIKLWRSDSDETLADLAHRFIDRRPFKALPLLSDDPEVIAEIEAEVSRHYGARTRYYMHVDRPSDTAYDFYTARPGTPVIRVLTEAPDGWEEISAVAQTQAVRALSREVTRAYVMLPDDCAAAARRIIDAHAPARPSRPAPPEQRNTDL, encoded by the coding sequence ATGGAAACCTTCACAAGAGATGGCGCGCCCGCCTTCCGAGCGGTACACAACAGCGCGGGCTACGCGGGGCTCGAGCGGGTGTTCCGCGACCCGGTGTACGGGAACATCTCGGTCGCCTCTCCGGCTGTTCTCGATGTGATCGACTCCCCGTACTTCCAGCGGCTGCGTCGCATACACCAGCTCGGCATGTGCCATCTGGTCTACTACGGGGCAGAGCACTCGCGCTTCCAGCACTCCATCGGCGCGATGTGGCTGATGCATCGCATCCTCACGCACTGGCGGGTCACCGGCGCCGCCGCCATCTCTGACGATCTGGCGCTCGTGGGAACGCTTGCCGCGCTGCTGCACGACGTAGGACACGGCCCGTTCTCGCACGCGCTGGAGAACGTGTTCTCGAACGTGCATCACGAGGCCATCGGCATGCGCATCGTCGGGGAGCGGCTTCGCCCCATGCTCGAGGGCAGAGGGGTCGATGTCGATCTGCTCCTGAACGTCATGCGGGGCACCGCGGGCCTGCCGTTCCTCTCCGAGCTGATCTCGAGCCAGATGGACGTCGACCGCATGGACTACCTGCTGCGCGACTCGCACTACACCGGCGTTCGCTACGGGCTCTTCGACGTCGACAGAATCATCTTCACGCTGACGCCCATCCCCGATCGCGCCGCCCCGGAGCGACACATCCTCGCCATCACGGCCAAGGGCATGCACGCCGCCGAGGAATACCTGTTCTCGCGCCACTCGATGTACTGGCAGGTCTACTTCCACAAGACCACCCGGGCCTGTGAGGTGCTGCTCAAATCGGTGCTGCAGCGCGCCCGCGAGGTGTTCGGAGAGAAGCAGGCCATCGAGCTCCCCCGCAACCTGCGCTTCATGTTCGAGATGGCGGCCTCGAACACCGAGGCCTGGCTCGACGCCTATCTCGGACTCGATGACACCGACCTCTTCCACGCCATCAAGCTCTGGCGCAGCGACAGCGATGAGACGCTGGCCGACCTTGCCCATCGCTTCATCGATCGACGCCCCTTCAAAGCCCTTCCCCTGCTCTCTGACGACCCGGAGGTCATTGCCGAGATCGAAGCCGAGGTGTCACGCCACTACGGCGCGCGCACGCGCTACTACATGCACGTCGACCGACCGTCGGACACAGCCTACGACTTCTACACCGCGCGTCCGGGCACGCCCGTCATCCGCGTGCTCACCGAAGCGCCAGACGGCTGGGAAGAGATCTCGGCGGTGGCGCAGACGCAGGCGGTGCGAGCCCTGAGCCGCGAAGTGACCCGAGCCTACGTGATGCTCCCGGATGACTGCGCCGCAGCGGCACGGCGCATCATCGACGCCCACGCGCCCGCACGGCCCTCACGCCCCGCCCCGCCCGAGCAGAGGAACACCGACCTATGA